A stretch of the Cucurbita pepo subsp. pepo cultivar mu-cu-16 chromosome LG16, ASM280686v2, whole genome shotgun sequence genome encodes the following:
- the LOC111777453 gene encoding calcium-dependent protein kinase 2-like, giving the protein MGNCCSRENPDEPPTSVKDGSNADKSKDDGGNSNQGNSTENPSNKAASSASPADAAKNTKPSQIGTVLGRPMEDVRSIYSIGKELGRGQFGVTHLCTHKTTGEQLACKTIAKRKLVNKEDIEDVRREVQIMHHLTGQPNTVELKGAFEDKHSVHLVMELCAGGELFDRIIAKGHYTERAAASLLRTIVQIVHTCHSMGVIHRDLKPENFLLLNKEEDSPLKATDFGLSVFYKQGEVFKDIVGSAYYIAPEVLKRKYGPEVDIWSVGVMLYILLCGVPPFWAESEHGIFNAILRGHVDFTSDPWPTISPAAKDLVRKMLNSDPKQRLTASQVLSHPWIKEDGEAPDTPLDNAVLNRLKQFRAMNKFKKVALRVIAGCLSEEEIMGLKQMFKGMDTDNSGTITLEELKQGLAKQGTKLSEYEVKQLMEAADADGNGTIDYDEFITATMHLNRMDREEHLYTAFQYFDKDNSGYITTEELEQALREYGMHDGRDIKEILSEVDADNDGRINYDEFVAMMRKGNPEANPKKRRDVFV; this is encoded by the exons ATGGGCAACTGTTGCTCTCGTGAAAATCCCGACGAGCCTCCCACCAGCGTGAAGGATGGATCTAACGCGGATAAGTCCAAGGATGATGGCGGAAATTCTAATCAGGGCAACTCCACCGAGAATCCATCGAATAAAGCCGCTTCTTCGGCCTCGCCGGCGGATGCCGCTAAGAATACGAAGCCCTCTCAGATCGGAACTGTTTTAGGGCGGCCGATGGAAGATGTTCGATCCATTTATTCCATTGGTAAGGAGCTGGGAAGGGGTCAATTCGGGGTAACCCATTTGTGTACGCACAAGACTACTGGCGAACAGTTGGCGTGCAAAACCATTGCTAAGAGGAAGCTCGTAAATAAGGAGGATATTGAGGATGTTAGAAGGGAGGTCCAGATTATGCACCATTTAACTGGTCAGCCCAACACTGTTGAGCTTAAGGGAGCTTTTGAAGATAAGCATTCTGTTCATTTAGTCATGGAGTTGTGCGCTGGAGGAGAGTTGTTTGATCGCATCATAGCGAAAGGGCATTACACAGAGCGAGCTGCGGCTTCGTTGCTCAGGACTATTGTGCAGATTGTTCATACTTGTCATTCCATGGGGGTTATTCATAGAGATCTCAAGCCTGAAAACTTCCTGTTGCTGAATAAGGAAGAGGATTCCCCGCTCAAAGCCACCGATTTCGGTTTATCGGTGTTCTATAAGCAAG GAGAGGTATTTAAGGATATTGTTGGTAGTGCATATTATATTGCACCAGAAGTCTTGAAACGGAAGTATGGACCTGAAGTTGATATTTGGAGCGTTGGAGTCATGCTCTACATTTTACTGTGTGGAGTTCCACCTTTCTGGGCAG AATCTGAACATGGGATATTCAACGCGATCTTGCGTGGCCATGTCGATTTTACTAGCGATCCATGGCCTACAATATCACCTGCAGCAAAGGATCTTGTAAGGAAGATGTTGAATTCAGACCCCAAACAGAGATTGACAGCCTCCCAAGTTCTAA GCCATCCATGGATTAAGGAGGATGGAGAAGCACCTGATACACCACTTGACAATGCTGTGCTCAATAGGCTCAAACAGTTCCGTGCAATGAACAAATTCAAGAAAGTCGCCCTTCGG GTGATTGCGGGCTGTCTATCAGAGGAAGAAATCATGGGGCTCAAACAGATGTTCAAGGGCATGGATACTGACAACAGCGGCACAATAACGCTCGAAGAGCTAAAGCAAGGACTCGCAAAGCAAGGCACAAAACTCTCTGAATATGAAGTTAAACAATTAATGGAAGCC GCTGATGCTGATGGCAATGGAACCATAGACTACGACGAGTTCATTACAGCGACAATGCACCTGAACAGAATGGATAGAGAAGAGCATCTTTACACTGCCTTCCAGTATTTCGACAAAGATAACAGCGG ATACATCACTACGGAAGAGTTAGAACAAGCTCTTAGAGAATACGGCATGCACGATGGAAGGGACATTAAGGAGATACTTTCTGAAGTGGATGCAGACAAT GATGGTCGCATCAACTATGATGAATTTGTGGCGATGATGCGAAAAGGAAATCCAGAAGCGAATCCCAAAAAGCGTCGTGATGTTTtcgtttga
- the LOC111777452 gene encoding dendritic arbor reduction protein 1 isoform X1 has product MDSRTENRWKSVPEFGGWDNNTPDASNYSVVFSRARANKKQQKTDLTEFKRASLGNEKELMAIADKHDRHHQHRHRHEHRHQHHHQRHHPHHGQLPVDGAVVGQKKKKILSCMSCCIKP; this is encoded by the exons ATGGATTCTCGTACGGAG AATAGGTGGAAATCCGTTCCAGAATTTGGGGGGTGGGATAATAATACGCCTGATGCAAGCAATTATTCCGTTGTATTTTCTCGAGCTCGTGCCAATAAGAAACAGCAAAAGACCGATTTAACTGAGTTCAAAAGAGCCAGCCTAGGGAATGAAAAGGAGTTAATGGCCATCGCGGATAAACATGATCGCCACCACCAGCATCGCCACCGTCACGAACACCGACATCAACATCACCACCAACGCCACCACCCGCATCATGGTCAATTACCAGTGGATGGCGCTGTTGTCGGG cagaagaaaaagaagattctGTCCTGCATGAGTTGTTGTATCAAGCCTTGA
- the LOC111777452 gene encoding dendritic arbor reduction protein 1 isoform X2, translated as MDSRTENRWKSVPEFGGWDNNTPDASNYSVVFSRARANKKQQKTDLTEFKRASLGNEKELMAIADKHDRHHQHRHRHEHRHQHHHQRHHPHHGQLPVDGAVVGKKKKILSCMSCCIKP; from the exons ATGGATTCTCGTACGGAG AATAGGTGGAAATCCGTTCCAGAATTTGGGGGGTGGGATAATAATACGCCTGATGCAAGCAATTATTCCGTTGTATTTTCTCGAGCTCGTGCCAATAAGAAACAGCAAAAGACCGATTTAACTGAGTTCAAAAGAGCCAGCCTAGGGAATGAAAAGGAGTTAATGGCCATCGCGGATAAACATGATCGCCACCACCAGCATCGCCACCGTCACGAACACCGACATCAACATCACCACCAACGCCACCACCCGCATCATGGTCAATTACCAGTGGATGGCGCTGTTGTCGGG aagaaaaagaagattctGTCCTGCATGAGTTGTTGTATCAAGCCTTGA
- the LOC111777451 gene encoding pre-rRNA-processing protein las1-like has product MESLLELKGMPAENEEENSSSYSRKLVPWSTWSEWLFVSHSLFSDSVDSVAAALSRISTWRSRGCLPIVVEVTASIIEIQQKDPYFRKNQSVDASVRGTEEQLNNVSLSEEALAMLYCMAIMRLVNGVVEKTRKKTEVSIAVAADAIGLPRMLIDIRHEGSHRELPSLQVVRCASTKALCWLKSYYWGPQEKAIPFQGDISTTIRKEIKSKLRHLAFNLKVKQNPQLESALVKPKRFKTKTAETLKVLIQLYSTFSSEFVSVLLGLLLKAMTSSDLAFPKKSKKSSSPVLDGWKLTIAKISNKEPELLLDLLQAVLEKIRTQEALEYESQYSMSSAHKMDSCQVAHLSSMFAWLVDKLKCKEVFSGKHTPEGILMELLRKCLVVSAPCNKRLMDSATDLAHLLDNSSLVKKLKKLPFLNQPVPHLLDEENPNQTTSENSFNQAESLREASRKLEIIKLHKRKNNLATNPVNGNVGSSSSRWTVVSSWTPCPIGMLPRSIGCSGRLPVLDLDSENKPGSEELRSKENCEVTNCSHKREGSSDIQHLDSCTVKKMKETDDVESAEDVKGRLLIGGIWKKVGEQELSAIQSAVRILI; this is encoded by the exons ATGGAGTCACTGTTAGAATTGAAAGGAATGCCGGCggagaatgaagaagagaatTCGTCGTCTTACAGCCGCAAATTGGTGCCCTGGTCAACTTGGAGCGAATGGCTTTTCGTTAGTCACTCACTCTTCTCCGACTCTGTAGACTCCGTTGCCGCCGCTCTGAGCAGA ATATCAACGTGGAGAAGCAGAGGATGTCTTCCAATTGTGGTTGAAGTTACAGCATCaattatcgaaatccaacaaaaaGATCCCTACTTCAG AAAGAACCAATCGGTGGATGCTTCAGTTCGTGGTACAGAGGaacaattaaataatgtttcacTTTCAGAGGAAGCACTAGCCATGTTATATTGTATGGCCATTAtgag gCTTGTAAATGGTGTTGTTGAGAAGACACGTAAGAAAACAGAGGTTTCAATTGCTGTGGCAGCTGATGCTATTGGGTTACCTCGTATGCTGATTGATATTCGTCATG AGGGCTCTCATCGCGAACTTCCATCTCTTCAGGTGGTTCGGTGTGCCTCAACCAAG GCGCTTTGTTGGTTGAAATCTTATTATTGGGGACCTCAGGAGAAAGCTATTCCATTTCAAGGTGATATAAGCACTACCATTAGAAAggaaatcaaatccaaactTCGTCATTTGGCTTTCAATTTAAAAGTGAAGCAAAATCCTCAACTTGAATCTGCCCTGGTTAAGCCAAAAC GTTTCAAGACAAAGACTGCCGAGACACTGAAGGTTCTTATTCAGTTATATTCCACATTCTCTTCAGAATTTGTATCTGTATTGTTGGGACTCTTGTTAAAGGCAATGACGTCATCAGACTTGGCGTTTCCCAAAAAATCCAAGAAATCCAGCAGCCCTGTATTGGATGGTTGGAAGCTTACGATTGCTAAGATCTCAAATAAGGAGCCAGAATTGCTTTTAGATCTGCTGCAGGCAGTTCTAGAGAAGATCAGGACTCAAGAAGCCTTGGAATATG AAAGTCAGTACTCCATGTCCTCAGCCCACAAAATGGATAGCTGTCAAGTAGCACATCTGTCCTCTATGTTTGCATGGCTCGTTGACAAACTTAAGTGCAAAGAAGTTTTTTCTGGAAAACACACTCCGGAAGGTATTCTTATGGAGTTGCTACGTAAATGCCTTGTGGTATCAGCTCCTTGCAACAAGCGGCTTATGGATTCAGCCACTGATCTTGCACACTTATTGGATAACAGTTCTCTAGTGAAGAAACTGAAGAAACTACCATTTCTCAATCAACCAGTTCCACATTTACTGGACGAAGAAAATCCGAACCAAACCACGTCTGAAAACAGTTTCAACCAGGCCGAGTCGCTCCGCGAAGCAAGTCGGAAACTCGAGATCATTAAActccacaaaagaaagaacaacttGGCGACAAATCCAGTAAATGGTAATGTTGGAAGTTCCAGCAGCAGATGGACTGTGGTAAGTTCGTGGACTCCATGTCCCATTGGTATGTTGCCTCGTTCGATTGGCTGTTCGGGTCGGCTCCCTGTTCTTGACCTCGATTCCGAGAACAAACCAGGTTCGGAAGAGCTGAGAAGCAAAGAGAACTGTGAAGTCACCAACTGTAGCCACAAGAGGGAAGGCAGTTCTGATATTCAGCATCTTGATAGCTGTACTgtcaagaaaatgaaggaaacaGATGATGTTGAGTCAGCTGAAGATGTTAAAGGGCGTTTGTTGATAGGTGGGATATGGAAGAAAGTTGGGGAACAAGAATTATCTGCCATTCAGTCTGCGGTCaggatattaatttaa